The following proteins are co-located in the Mus pahari chromosome 14, PAHARI_EIJ_v1.1, whole genome shotgun sequence genome:
- the Krtap29-1 gene encoding keratin-associated protein 29-1, giving the protein MADSCCPGNPTAVPAVPTISTCSNGSSIRNAIHLPSSCRCRTWQLVTHQENRQEPNSTPVSSEPVSCPSTCFPETPCVGFVCQPIGLHTACCASDTGGSPHPAASCQPSCLESAGCHTMCYENSSCHQSSGQGSACTSGSCQTACGPSASCDERSCQPSCSEAASCAETPCLPAGCEAGSCQPTSCQGGSHQPTTGEGQLCQSVYYQPICYVLKSCQSSPCMPVSCQPLTCMCTCSQTCCVPSPCQPLHCQTTPIISFICQPVALCQSPCFLKSSSKSASCVMISGQPIYGGPTSAQSGCQSPSCHPPCCVTGLGQPSSSGPGCCPPTSPDICQAGTCGPTS; this is encoded by the coding sequence ATGGCAGACAGCTGTTGCCCTGGAAACCCCACAGCTGTTCCAGCTGTGCCCACCATCTCTACATGCTCCAATGGTAGCAGCATTAGAAATGCTATCCATCTACCCAGTTCCTGCCGGTGTAGGACATGGCAACTGGTTACACATCAAGAAAACCGTCAAGAACCCAACAGCACCCCGGTTAGCTCTGAACCTGTTTCTTGTCCTTCAACCTGCTTTCCAGAAACTCcctgtgtgggttttgtttgccAACCCATAGGTTTGCACACAGCCTGCTGTGCATCTGACACCGGTGGGAGTCCTCATCCTGCTGCCTCATGCCAGCCCTCCTGTCTGGAATCTGCCGGTTGTCACACGATGTGCTATGAGAACAGCTCCTGCCACCAGAGCTCCGGCCAGGGATCCGCCTGCACATCTGGGTCATGTCAGACAGCATGTGGCCCATCAGCATCCTGTGATGAGAGATCCTGCCAGCCATCCTGCTCTGAAGCAGCATCCTGTGCTGAGACCCCGTGTCTACCAGCCGGTTGTGAGGCTGGCTCGTGCCAACCAACCAGCTGCCAAGGAGGGTCACATCAACCCACCACAGGTGAAGGTCAGCTCTGTCAGTCAGTTTATTACCAACCTATCTGCTATGTTCTTAAGTCCTGCCAGTCATCTCCCTGCATGCCTGTCTCTTGCCAGCCATTAACTTGTATGTGCACTTGCAGTCAAACTTGCTGTGTGCCCTCCCCTTGCCAGCCACTTCACTGTCAAACAACGCCTATAATCTCCTTCATCTGCCAGCCAGTGGCTCTCTGCCAGTCCCCCTGTTTTTTAAAGAGCAGCAGTAAATCAGCTTCGTGTGTTATGATTTCTGGCCAACCAATTTATGGTGGACCCACTTCCGCTCAGAGTGGCTGCCAATCTCCTTCCTGCCACCCCCCTTGCTGTGTGACTGGCTTAGGCCAACCTTCTAGCAGTGGCCCTGGTTGCTGTCCACCAACCTCTCCAGACATATGCCAAGCGGGCACCTGTGGACCCACCTCCTGA
- the LOC110332733 gene encoding keratin-associated protein 16-1 → MSGCCCSRKCPSLPAISLCSTEVSCGGPVCLPSSCRSQTWQLVTCEDSCGSSGCGSQCCQPSCSVSSCCQPVCCEATICEPSCSVSSCAQPVCCEATVCEPSCSMGSCCQPVCCEATICEPSCSMSTCAQPVCCEATMCQPSCSVSSCQPVCCETASCQPVLCLPATCQAVICKPSCCQPVICEPSCCSAVCAVPASCQPMICEPVVCEPACCQPVCPTPSCCASVCSAASSCQPVGCESSPCEPPCSEASACQPSACMALVCEPVCLRPVCCVQGPCEPPPCASSSCQDPSCCVSSICQPVCPEPSPCLPSVCVPTPCQPSCYIVKRCRSVSCEPISCPSPSCQPACCRPGSSASAVCQPACPPRTFYIPSSCKPPCSPVSCRPICRPICSGPITFRQPYVTSITYRPACYRSCYSILRRPTCLASYSYRPVCSRQPCADSDNDKCDSKKSTSSQPDCADSTPGKTEVSDETPSQPSEIKPASPIAREAAAPQPAASKPADR, encoded by the coding sequence ATGTCTGGCTGCTGTTGTTCTAGGAAatgcccctccctgcctgccatctctctctgctctacTGAGGTGAGCTGTGGAGGGCCCGTCTGCCTACCCAGCTCCTGCCGGAGCCAGACGTGGCAGCTGGTGACTTGCGAGGACAGCTGTGGGTCATCCGGCTGCGGCTCACAATGCTGTCAGCCTTCGTGTTCCGTGAGCAGTTGCTGCCAGCCAGTGTGCTGCGAGGCGACCATTTGTGAGCCCTCTTGTTCTGTGAGCAGCTGTGCTCAACCTGTGTGCTGCGAGGCCACCGTTTGTGAGCCTTCCTGCTCTATGGGCAGTTGCTGTCAACCTGTGTGCTGCGAGGCTACCATTTGTGAGCCTTCCTGCTCCATGAGCACCTGTGCCCAACCTGTGTGCTGTGAGGCCACCATGTGCCAGCCTTCTTGTTCTGTGAGCAGCTGCCAGCCTGTGTGTTGTGAGACTGCCTCCTGCCAGCCTGTCCTCTGCTTGCCCGCCACTTGCCAGGCAGTCATCTGCAAACCTAGCTGCTGCCAGCCAGTGATCTGTGAGCCCAGCTGCTGCTCAGCTGTCTGCGCTGTGCCTGCTTCCTGCCAACCAATGATCTGTGAGCCTGTGGTGTGTGAGCCTGCTTGCTGCCAGCCAGTGTGCCCCACACCTAGCTGCTGTGCGTCTGTCTGCTCTGCAGCCAGTAGCTGCCAGCCAGTCGGCTGTGAATCCAGTCCCTGCGAGCCACCTTGCTCAGAGGCCAGTGCTTGTCAGCCATCTGCCTGTATGGCTCTGGTATGTGAGCCTGTTTGTCTCCGTCCTGTATGCTGTGTCCAGGGCCcctgtgagccaccaccatgtgcCTCTAGCAGCTGCCAAGACCCCTCATGCTGTGTCTCCAGCATCTGCCAACCTGTCTGCCCTGAGCCCAGTCCTTGCCTGCCATCGGTGTGTGTGCCTACCCCATGCCAACCCTCCTGCTACATAGTCAAACGATGCCGTTCTGTCAGCTGTGAGCCTATTTCCTGCCCATCTCCCTCCTGCCAACCTGCTTGCTGCCGTCCAGGGTCTTCCGCATCTGCCGTCTGCCAACCAGCTTGCCCCCCTCGGACTTTCTATATACCTAGTTCTTGCAAGCCGCCTTGTAGTCCCGTTTCCTGCCGCCCCATCTGCCGCCCTATCTGTTCTGGACCCATCACTTTCAGGCAGCCTTATGTGACATCCATCACTTACCGCCCAGCCTGCTACCGCTCCTGCTATTCCATACTACGCCGCCCTACCTGCCTAGCTTCTTACTCCTACCGCCCTGTCTGCTCCCGCCAGCCTTGCGCTGATTCTGACAATGATAAGTGTGATAGCAAAAAGTCAACTTCCAGTCAGCCCGACTGCGCTGACTCGACACCTGGCAAGACAGAGGTCTCAGATGAGACTCCCAGCCAGCCCTCTGAGATCAAACCTGCCAGCCCCATCGCCCGTGAGGCTGCAGCCCCCCAGCCTGCTGCCAGCAAACCTGCTGACCGCTGA
- the LOC110331083 gene encoding keratin-associated protein 17-1 has product MGCCPGDCLNCCSQEQDCCEECCCQQGCCGCCGCCGSCCGCGGSGCGSGCCGSGCGGCGGCGSSCCGSGCGGGCGGCGGSCCGTGCCGGGCCGPVCCQPTPVCETK; this is encoded by the coding sequence ATGGGATGCTGCCCGGGAGACTGCCTCAATTGCTGCTCCCAGGAACAAGACTGCTGTGAGGAGTGTTGCTGCCAGCAGGGCTGCTGCGGTTGCTGCGGCTGCTGTGGCTCCTGCTGTGGCTGCGGAGGTTCTGGCTGCGGATCTGGCTGCTGCGGGTCTGGCTGCGGGGGCTGCGGAGGCTGCGGGTCTAGCTGCTGTGGATCTGGCTGCGGAGGAGGCTGCGGGGGCTGTGGAGGCAGCTGCTGTGGCACCGGATGCTGCGGTGGCGGGTGCTGTGGTCCAGTGTGCTGTCAGCCCACACCTGTGTGTGAGACAAAATGA